Proteins found in one Deltaproteobacteria bacterium HGW-Deltaproteobacteria-18 genomic segment:
- a CDS encoding IS256 family transposase, translating into MVRKNSTVSASELKGLLEGDQDVLKELVRTVVQQTLEAEMDAALGATKGERTDGRLGYRSGYYGRTLITRVGKLELRVPQDRQGQFSTQIFERYQRSEKALVSALAEMYIQGVSTRKVKQITEELCGHSFSASSISAIVERLDDQLAQFASRTLEEAYPYLILDARYEKVRDCGAIRSRAVMIAIGIDWEGRRQVLAVELANRESASSWKDFILGLKQRGLKGVEMAVSDDHAGLKKALREALPEAVWQRCYVHFLRNALDHLPRKADDDCLRELRWIYDRRDLAEARKDMAAWLLRWQEKYPKLCSWVEDNIEETLSFYKLPFGHHKHLKSTNMLERLNEEIKRRTLVVRIFPNEESCLRLIRALAVETHENWIEANRYLDMSLLTEMKKKALMALVA; encoded by the coding sequence ATGGTCAGGAAGAATTCTACCGTATCGGCGTCCGAACTAAAAGGGCTTCTTGAAGGCGATCAGGATGTTTTGAAGGAGCTTGTCCGCACGGTCGTCCAACAAACGCTGGAAGCCGAGATGGATGCCGCCCTTGGAGCGACCAAGGGAGAGCGCACAGATGGCCGTCTGGGCTATCGCAGCGGATATTATGGCCGCACGCTGATCACCCGCGTCGGCAAACTCGAACTCCGAGTTCCGCAGGACCGACAGGGGCAGTTTTCTACCCAGATATTTGAACGCTATCAGCGCAGCGAGAAGGCGTTGGTCTCAGCACTGGCGGAGATGTACATCCAGGGCGTGTCCACCCGGAAGGTCAAACAAATCACTGAAGAACTCTGTGGACACTCCTTCTCGGCCAGCTCCATCAGCGCCATCGTGGAGCGTCTGGACGATCAGCTAGCCCAGTTCGCCAGCCGGACTCTGGAGGAAGCCTATCCCTATCTGATTCTCGATGCACGCTACGAAAAAGTACGTGATTGCGGCGCAATACGCAGCAGGGCTGTGATGATCGCCATTGGCATCGACTGGGAAGGACGCCGACAAGTTTTGGCAGTGGAACTGGCCAACCGTGAAAGCGCAAGTTCATGGAAGGATTTCATTCTGGGCCTGAAGCAGCGCGGGCTCAAAGGGGTGGAAATGGCGGTCAGCGACGATCATGCCGGGCTGAAGAAGGCGCTGAGAGAAGCATTGCCCGAGGCGGTTTGGCAACGCTGCTACGTCCACTTCCTGCGCAATGCCCTCGATCATTTGCCGCGCAAGGCAGATGATGACTGTCTGCGAGAGCTGCGGTGGATCTACGACCGGCGGGACCTGGCCGAAGCCCGCAAGGACATGGCCGCTTGGCTTCTAAGGTGGCAGGAGAAATATCCCAAGCTGTGCTCATGGGTGGAAGACAATATCGAGGAAACCTTGTCCTTCTACAAGTTGCCCTTCGGACACCATAAGCATTTGAAGTCGACCAACATGCTGGAACGGCTCAATGAAGAGATCAAACGCCGAACCTTGGTCGTCAGGATATTTCCCAATGAAGAAAGCTGTCTACGTTTGATCAGAGCCCTTGCGGTCGAGACTCATGAGAACTGGATCGAGGCAAACAGATATCTGGATATGAGCCTGCTGACCGAGATGAAAAAGAAGGCTTTGATGGCGCTGGTTGCTTAA
- the ispH gene encoding 4-hydroxy-3-methylbut-2-enyl diphosphate reductase, whose amino-acid sequence MKLIIAETAGFCMGVDMALHKLDNAVALPPQDASIYTLGPIIHNPQVLARYKDMGVLQTDGSKPLNAGDVVVIRAHGIPRHVQAKLETHNVTVVDATCPKVKKAQILIQRQADQNKHLLLFGERDHPEVQGLVSYAARHSVFESLEELQAHRIDSAQTYFLAAQTTQDRESFNAVREYLTRFVDANMTILDTICMATKDRQEEVRELSSKVQAMVIVGGKNSGNTRRLAQIAQESGIFSVHVETAKELPLHDLAAFERIGLTAGASTPAWIIEDVAQTLRRAFPVGNKE is encoded by the coding sequence ATGAAACTTATCATCGCGGAAACGGCGGGCTTTTGCATGGGAGTCGATATGGCATTGCACAAACTGGACAATGCCGTTGCCCTCCCGCCCCAAGATGCAAGCATCTACACGCTGGGGCCCATCATCCACAATCCGCAGGTACTCGCCAGATACAAAGACATGGGGGTTCTGCAGACAGATGGTTCAAAGCCCTTGAACGCTGGAGATGTCGTGGTCATTCGAGCTCACGGTATCCCAAGGCACGTTCAGGCTAAACTGGAAACCCATAACGTCACTGTCGTTGACGCAACCTGTCCCAAAGTCAAAAAAGCACAGATCCTCATCCAACGACAAGCCGACCAGAACAAGCATCTGCTTCTCTTCGGGGAACGAGATCACCCCGAAGTGCAAGGGCTTGTGAGCTATGCCGCAAGACACAGCGTATTTGAGAGTCTTGAAGAATTGCAGGCGCACCGAATTGACTCCGCACAGACCTATTTTCTGGCAGCGCAGACCACGCAGGACAGGGAATCCTTCAACGCCGTGCGCGAATATTTGACTAGGTTTGTCGATGCCAACATGACCATTCTCGACACGATCTGCATGGCAACCAAGGACAGGCAGGAAGAAGTGCGCGAACTGTCCAGCAAGGTTCAGGCAATGGTCATCGTTGGAGGAAAAAACAGTGGAAACACCAGAAGATTGGCTCAAATAGCGCAGGAATCAGGAATATTCTCAGTCCATGTCGAAACGGCGAAAGAACTTCCCCTGCATGACCTTGCCGCGTTTGAACGTATCGGTTTGACGGCAGGAGCATCGACACCCGCCTGGATCATTGAAGATGTAGCACAAACGCTTCGCAGGGCTTTTCCTGTCGGGAACAAGGAATAG
- a CDS encoding dihydrouridine synthase, whose product MKNDLFPITPDKPWLAPLAGYSDLPFRLLCHEYGCSAAVTEMVSAKGLIYNSPGTKELLQTCEEDTPLVVQLFGSEEPFLVQSIERLREAGFRYFDLNCGCPVRKVVKTGSGAALLKEPDKLLCLAKSMIDAVEPGCMGFKIRLGWYVGQPVFLKVAAKLEELGAGWVTMHPRFGAQGFTGHADWSQLKTLKENVSLPVIASGDLFLAKDALQCVEQTGVDSIMFARGALNDPSIFKQYLQLRCKEEPGANSWQHMVAMVRRLSELYPQHGMEKLGLLKMRTLVPRFLKGLPGARAIRRDIVFCKSWDDVFTILGAGKTESGEI is encoded by the coding sequence ATGAAAAACGATCTGTTCCCCATAACTCCCGACAAACCTTGGCTCGCACCCCTTGCCGGATATTCCGACCTCCCCTTTCGCCTCCTGTGTCATGAATATGGATGCAGCGCAGCCGTGACAGAAATGGTCAGCGCCAAGGGCCTGATCTACAACAGCCCGGGCACCAAGGAGCTTCTGCAAACCTGCGAGGAGGATACTCCTCTTGTGGTACAGCTTTTCGGTTCGGAAGAACCGTTTCTTGTCCAGTCCATCGAACGCCTGCGGGAAGCGGGATTTCGTTATTTTGACCTGAACTGCGGGTGTCCGGTTCGCAAAGTCGTAAAAACAGGCAGCGGAGCAGCTCTGCTCAAAGAACCAGATAAACTCCTTTGCCTTGCCAAATCAATGATCGACGCGGTGGAGCCTGGGTGTATGGGTTTTAAGATTCGTCTGGGGTGGTATGTCGGGCAACCCGTCTTCCTGAAGGTGGCTGCCAAACTCGAAGAATTGGGCGCTGGTTGGGTGACCATGCATCCGCGCTTCGGCGCACAAGGCTTTACCGGACATGCAGACTGGTCCCAGCTAAAAACGCTGAAAGAAAACGTGAGCCTGCCAGTCATCGCCAGTGGGGATCTCTTTCTGGCGAAAGACGCCTTGCAATGCGTCGAACAAACCGGAGTGGACAGTATCATGTTTGCGCGCGGGGCGCTTAACGATCCATCAATTTTCAAACAATATTTGCAGTTGCGATGCAAAGAGGAACCGGGTGCAAATTCATGGCAGCATATGGTGGCCATGGTCAGAAGACTCAGCGAACTCTATCCGCAACACGGCATGGAAAAGCTCGGACTCCTCAAAATGCGCACCCTGGTACCCAGATTCCTGAAAGGCTTGCCCGGAGCGCGCGCAATTCGTCGCGACATCGTGTTCTGCAAGTCGTGGGACGATGTGTTCACGATTTTAGGGGCTGGCAAAACTGAATCCGGAGAGATTTGA
- a CDS encoding response regulator yields MAVNTNMRVLIVDDFSTMRRIIKNILRQLGFNNIVEADDGTAAWEVLTKDQIDFIISDWNMPQMTGIELLRKVRASEEFGDLPFLMVMAEAQQENIIEAVQAKVSNYIVKPFTAETLGQKINKIFE; encoded by the coding sequence ATGGCGGTCAATACGAACATGCGGGTGCTCATTGTTGATGATTTTTCGACCATGCGACGGATCATCAAGAATATTCTTCGTCAGCTCGGCTTCAACAACATCGTCGAGGCTGACGACGGTACAGCGGCCTGGGAAGTCCTGACCAAGGACCAGATTGATTTCATAATCTCCGACTGGAACATGCCGCAGATGACCGGAATTGAACTCCTGCGGAAAGTCCGCGCCAGTGAAGAATTTGGCGACCTGCCCTTCCTCATGGTCATGGCGGAAGCCCAGCAGGAAAACATCATCGAGGCAGTGCAGGCCAAAGTTTCCAACTATATCGTCAAGCCCTTCACCGCGGAGACCCTGGGGCAAAAAATCAATAAGATCTTCGAATAA
- a CDS encoding FliA/WhiG family RNA polymerase sigma factor, whose product MGTSSSSGRSSSLRNKPAEPVWAVLEQTGITFASLSPADKDCIARGFAPRIKIIALHLKAKLPAHIELSDLISAGTLGLMEALGKFQPELNIRFETFADSRIRGAMLDELRRMDWYSRGLRQRIKKLEQVIRGFEQENGHSPSRSELLELTGQDRHELEATLEAVNSQIILSLDAIQDQWNQPGDGCNHREPFAAVAFHDIIDKLGHLIDRLNERERLVLSLYYTEELNMKEVALALDITEGRVSQLHSQALGKLKKMFVREYGDIN is encoded by the coding sequence ATGGGAACATCAAGTTCTTCTGGAAGAAGCTCCTCTTTGCGGAATAAACCCGCAGAACCTGTCTGGGCCGTTCTGGAACAGACTGGGATCACCTTCGCGTCCTTGAGTCCTGCGGACAAGGATTGCATAGCTCGCGGCTTCGCCCCCCGCATCAAGATCATTGCCCTGCATCTCAAAGCCAAGCTCCCCGCCCATATCGAACTTTCCGACCTCATCAGCGCAGGCACGCTGGGCCTCATGGAGGCGCTGGGCAAATTCCAGCCGGAGCTGAACATCCGCTTCGAAACATTCGCCGACAGTCGCATTCGCGGAGCCATGCTGGATGAGTTGCGGCGCATGGACTGGTATTCCAGGGGGCTTCGCCAGCGCATCAAAAAGCTCGAACAGGTCATCAGAGGCTTTGAACAGGAAAATGGGCACTCCCCTTCACGCAGCGAACTTTTGGAACTCACCGGGCAGGACCGCCATGAACTGGAGGCGACGCTGGAGGCGGTCAACTCCCAGATCATCCTCAGCCTCGATGCGATCCAGGACCAATGGAACCAGCCCGGGGATGGATGCAATCACCGCGAGCCCTTTGCCGCTGTGGCCTTCCACGATATCATTGACAAGCTCGGACATCTCATCGATAGACTCAATGAACGGGAAAGGCTGGTCTTAAGTTTGTATTACACTGAAGAACTCAATATGAAAGAGGTGGCTCTGGCCCTCGACATTACCGAAGGGCGGGTCTCTCAGCTGCACTCCCAGGCGCTTGGAAAGCTCAAGAAAATGTTTGTGCGCGAATACGGCGATATCAACTGA
- a CDS encoding flagellar synthesis regulator FleN, with protein MSSSLPIVLSVTSGKGGVGKTNVSVNLALCLSKLGKRCVILDADLGLANVDVVLGLTPERNLFHVFHEGVSLGDILCPTEYGFSILPAASGVSEMLSLSTGQKLELLEAMDVLEDSIDFLIVDTGAGINDNVLYFNLAAQERLVVVTPEPTSLTDAYALIKVLKLRHGVDKFHIAVNMAKNEKSAKDIFAKLYNACDHFLTGVSLNFVGAIPQDKAVRQAVIEQQPFCSLSPDAEASLAVQRIARNLLQWTPQDHLDGNIKFFWKKLLFAE; from the coding sequence ATGAGCTCCTCTCTCCCCATTGTACTCTCGGTCACCTCCGGCAAGGGAGGCGTCGGCAAAACGAACGTTTCCGTCAATCTCGCCCTGTGCCTGAGCAAACTTGGCAAACGATGCGTCATCCTTGACGCGGACCTCGGGCTGGCCAACGTGGATGTCGTGCTGGGCCTGACTCCGGAGCGAAACCTCTTCCACGTGTTCCACGAGGGAGTGTCCCTGGGCGACATCCTCTGTCCAACTGAATACGGATTCTCAATCCTGCCGGCGGCCAGCGGAGTCAGCGAAATGCTGTCCCTGTCCACGGGGCAAAAACTCGAACTCCTTGAAGCCATGGATGTGCTGGAGGACAGCATCGACTTCCTGATTGTGGACACCGGCGCGGGCATCAACGACAATGTGCTCTATTTCAACCTTGCGGCCCAGGAACGCCTGGTGGTCGTCACCCCGGAGCCGACCTCCCTCACCGACGCGTACGCCCTCATCAAGGTCTTGAAACTCAGGCATGGCGTGGACAAGTTCCATATCGCGGTAAACATGGCCAAGAATGAAAAATCGGCCAAGGACATCTTCGCCAAGCTGTACAATGCTTGCGACCATTTCCTGACCGGCGTCTCCCTGAATTTCGTCGGAGCCATCCCGCAGGACAAGGCCGTGCGCCAGGCCGTCATCGAGCAACAGCCCTTCTGCAGCCTGAGCCCCGACGCCGAAGCCTCCCTGGCGGTGCAGCGCATCGCCCGCAACTTGTTGCAATGGACACCGCAGGATCATCTCGATGGGAACATCAAGTTCTTCTGGAAGAAGCTCCTCTTTGCGGAATAA
- a CDS encoding flagellar biosynthesis protein FlhF has product MQVKTFSGRSTSEIMARIKSELGPDAIILSNQKQTRKGVTCYEIMAALDMPQELAASAEPAMPLAQNDASCLREEWSRLRKQLMAVLKPQMDMQLLTPRQQLVFEYLEREGVKEDVLIDLWEKFRHAPDAPTLSVMNGLVSLSPWFDTDWAHKFHLLTGPFGSGKTSTTLRLALSLKKMRPKARILVVNADRSQGKGRLYLRHYTELSGLSYRELDNSSHWESLERDARSHDLVLLDLPGLPAHQQLDSWLHEVSGGKLPACHVHLVLSPLFAPPQMDAFVSRFHSASAASIIWTKLDEACNYGEIINQANNTGLPISLFSMGPDLKNSLAQPKDQDVWKLLLRHELPQATN; this is encoded by the coding sequence ATGCAGGTCAAAACATTCAGCGGAAGAAGCACCTCGGAAATCATGGCCCGGATCAAGAGCGAACTTGGTCCCGATGCCATCATCCTGAGCAACCAGAAGCAGACCCGCAAAGGTGTCACCTGCTACGAGATCATGGCGGCCCTTGACATGCCGCAGGAGCTGGCTGCATCGGCAGAGCCCGCCATGCCCCTGGCCCAGAACGACGCCAGCTGCCTGCGCGAGGAATGGTCCAGGCTGCGTAAACAGCTCATGGCCGTTTTAAAGCCGCAGATGGACATGCAGCTCTTGACTCCACGCCAGCAACTGGTTTTCGAGTATCTGGAGCGCGAAGGAGTGAAGGAGGATGTGCTGATCGACCTGTGGGAAAAATTCCGCCACGCCCCCGATGCACCCACATTGTCCGTCATGAATGGACTGGTCAGTCTCAGTCCATGGTTCGACACGGACTGGGCGCACAAGTTCCACCTGCTGACCGGCCCCTTCGGCAGCGGCAAGACCAGCACCACGCTGCGTCTGGCCCTGTCCCTGAAAAAAATGCGCCCCAAGGCGCGCATCCTGGTGGTCAACGCCGATCGCTCCCAGGGCAAGGGAAGGCTCTACCTGCGCCATTACACGGAACTCTCGGGCCTGTCCTACAGGGAGCTTGACAACTCCTCCCATTGGGAAAGCCTGGAACGTGACGCCAGATCTCATGACCTGGTCCTGCTCGACCTGCCGGGACTGCCCGCCCATCAGCAACTTGACTCCTGGCTGCATGAGGTCTCCGGAGGGAAGCTTCCGGCCTGCCATGTGCACCTTGTTCTCAGCCCACTTTTCGCCCCCCCGCAGATGGATGCGTTCGTATCCAGGTTCCACTCAGCCTCCGCTGCCAGCATTATCTGGACGAAGCTTGATGAAGCCTGTAATTATGGAGAAATAATTAATCAGGCCAACAATACCGGCCTACCGATTTCCCTTTTTTCCATGGGGCCGGATCTGAAAAACTCCCTGGCCCAGCCCAAGGATCAGGATGTCTGGAAACTTCTGCTGCGGCACGAACTGCCTCAAGCAACCAACTAA
- the flhA gene encoding flagellar biosynthesis protein FlhA — translation MATRTEAMTINYKRFTRQGDILLAGGVVMTLFVMLVPLPTIILDILLAFSISFSLVILITSMFMTSPLEFSIFPSVLLVTTLLRLALNVASTRLILLHGDTGTSAAGKVIEAFGQFVVGGNFAIGAVIFLILFILNKTVIVAGTTRIAEVAARFTLDAMPGKQMAIEADLNAGLIDEQQAIKQRENLRREADFYGAMDGAGKFVSGDVNAGMFITFINIVGGIFIGVLQKDMSWMDAAQTFSLLTIGDGLVSTIPSLITSTAAGLIVSRAAAEARMGEEFIGQLTNHPKALRLVSGVLLLFAIVPGMPTVAFMTLSLVLFMVALFADRIKAENKLPETDKKKKGGTPDSPEEVQALLPLDIMELEVGYGLIPLVDEDQNGNLLARIRSIRRQFALDMGVIVPSLHLRDNLQLKPGEYVVQIKGNRVASAEIMIDHFLAMDPGDARHAIKGIETLEPAFNLPALWIPDAKKDEAVMAGYTVVDPSTVIATHLTEVFKQNLHEFLGRQEVQALLDNLSQRAPKVVEELVPGVLSLGVLQKVLQNLVRENVSIRDLLSIVECLADYGHSVKDADQLTEFVRQRLSRTIIKPYLGTGNLLPIISLSPTIENTFQDSIKRTDNGSYLAMEPGLAHKIIQAINKAAEKGIVAEGQPVLLTSPLIRQHLSQLLARFLPTMPVISQAEIPADIRLESVAMVEI, via the coding sequence ATGGCTACACGCACCGAGGCCATGACCATCAATTACAAACGCTTTACCCGCCAGGGGGACATCCTGCTGGCCGGCGGCGTTGTCATGACCCTCTTTGTCATGCTGGTGCCATTGCCGACCATCATCCTTGACATATTGCTGGCTTTTTCCATTTCCTTCTCCCTGGTCATCCTCATCACCTCGATGTTCATGACCTCGCCTCTGGAATTCTCGATATTTCCGTCGGTTCTGCTCGTGACCACGCTCCTGCGCCTTGCCCTCAATGTGGCCTCGACCAGGCTCATCCTGCTCCATGGAGACACTGGCACCTCGGCGGCAGGCAAGGTCATCGAAGCTTTTGGACAATTCGTGGTCGGAGGCAATTTTGCCATCGGCGCAGTCATCTTCCTGATCCTCTTCATCCTGAACAAGACCGTCATCGTCGCCGGTACAACCCGCATCGCCGAGGTCGCGGCCCGCTTCACCCTGGACGCTATGCCCGGCAAGCAGATGGCCATCGAGGCCGACCTGAACGCCGGACTCATCGACGAGCAGCAGGCCATCAAGCAGCGCGAAAACCTGCGCCGGGAAGCGGACTTCTACGGAGCCATGGACGGCGCAGGCAAGTTCGTCTCCGGAGACGTCAACGCGGGCATGTTCATCACCTTCATCAATATCGTGGGCGGCATCTTCATCGGCGTGCTGCAAAAAGACATGAGCTGGATGGATGCGGCCCAGACCTTTTCCCTGTTGACTATCGGCGACGGCCTGGTCTCCACCATCCCTTCGCTGATCACCTCCACCGCGGCCGGCCTCATTGTCAGCCGGGCTGCGGCCGAAGCGCGCATGGGCGAAGAATTCATCGGTCAGCTGACCAACCATCCCAAAGCTCTCAGGCTGGTCTCCGGCGTACTCCTGCTCTTCGCCATTGTCCCGGGCATGCCTACTGTGGCCTTTATGACCCTCTCCCTGGTCCTCTTCATGGTGGCCCTGTTCGCCGACCGCATCAAGGCCGAAAACAAGCTGCCGGAGACCGATAAAAAGAAAAAAGGCGGCACGCCAGACAGTCCGGAAGAAGTGCAGGCCCTGCTGCCGCTCGACATCATGGAACTGGAGGTGGGCTACGGCCTTATCCCGCTGGTGGACGAAGACCAGAACGGCAATCTTCTGGCCCGCATTCGCTCCATTCGCCGCCAGTTCGCTCTCGACATGGGCGTCATCGTACCGTCCCTGCATCTGCGCGACAACCTGCAGCTCAAGCCCGGCGAATACGTGGTCCAGATCAAGGGCAACCGGGTGGCTTCGGCGGAAATCATGATAGACCATTTCCTGGCCATGGATCCCGGCGATGCGCGGCACGCCATCAAGGGCATCGAGACCCTGGAGCCGGCCTTCAACCTCCCGGCGCTGTGGATTCCCGACGCCAAAAAGGACGAGGCCGTCATGGCCGGGTACACGGTGGTGGATCCGTCCACGGTCATCGCCACGCACCTGACCGAGGTCTTCAAGCAGAACCTGCACGAATTCCTGGGCCGCCAGGAAGTCCAGGCCCTGCTGGACAACCTGTCCCAGCGTGCGCCCAAGGTTGTGGAAGAGCTGGTGCCGGGCGTCCTGTCACTGGGCGTTCTGCAGAAGGTCTTGCAGAACCTGGTCCGCGAGAATGTCTCCATCCGCGACCTCCTGTCCATCGTGGAATGCCTGGCCGACTACGGCCACTCCGTGAAGGATGCCGACCAGTTGACGGAGTTCGTACGCCAGCGCCTGTCCCGCACCATCATCAAGCCGTACCTGGGGACGGGCAACCTGCTGCCTATCATCTCCCTGTCACCGACAATCGAGAACACGTTCCAGGACAGCATCAAACGCACGGACAACGGCTCCTATCTGGCCATGGAACCGGGACTTGCGCACAAGATCATCCAGGCCATCAACAAGGCGGCGGAAAAAGGCATTGTGGCCGAGGGACAGCCCGTGCTGTTGACCTCCCCGCTCATCCGCCAGCACCTCTCCCAGCTTCTGGCCCGTTTTTTGCCAACCATGCCTGTCATCTCGCAGGCGGAAATACCGGCGGACATCAGACTCGAATCCGTAGCCATGGTGGAAATCTAA
- the flhB gene encoding flagellar biosynthesis protein FlhB, with the protein MAQHDPSRTENATPKRRNKARGEGNVPKSQELPKPLTLLFGLLMLQLYLGTIRTEIENLMKWFFTEGFAFELNPGSIHTLFQTCLYSISVMVLPIMIVIAVAAFITVRLQVGKLWAPKVFKPKFKMFNVLSGLKKLLISKQTFVRLAKSIFMAAAVAIGPYIVLKQAFGEVIPLFYQPAENIAAYVLNAGQTMFYYALAPMIIIGIADLLYTRWDYEENLKMTKSEVKDERKQAEGDPAIKSKQRQKMMAVMMRRMMQDVPKADVVITNPTHLAIAIRYNAMEAPAPMVLAKGAGAVAQRIKDIARENNVPIRENKPLARALYKVIEVGDTIPEEFYQAVAAILAQIYKTKLHPR; encoded by the coding sequence ATGGCACAGCACGATCCGAGTCGCACCGAAAACGCCACCCCCAAACGACGCAACAAGGCGCGAGGCGAGGGCAATGTACCAAAAAGCCAGGAGCTGCCCAAGCCCCTGACCCTGCTCTTCGGTCTGCTCATGCTGCAACTCTACCTCGGCACCATCCGCACTGAAATCGAAAATCTGATGAAATGGTTCTTCACGGAAGGGTTCGCCTTCGAATTGAACCCCGGATCGATCCATACCCTTTTTCAAACCTGCCTATACAGCATCTCGGTGATGGTCCTGCCGATCATGATCGTAATTGCGGTCGCCGCCTTCATCACTGTCCGGCTGCAGGTCGGAAAACTCTGGGCTCCAAAGGTTTTCAAACCCAAGTTTAAGATGTTCAACGTACTGTCCGGCCTGAAGAAGCTCCTCATCAGCAAGCAGACCTTCGTGCGCCTGGCCAAAAGTATTTTCATGGCGGCAGCTGTGGCCATTGGACCTTACATCGTTCTCAAGCAGGCTTTCGGGGAAGTCATCCCGCTCTTTTACCAGCCGGCAGAAAACATCGCCGCATATGTGCTCAACGCCGGGCAGACCATGTTCTATTACGCGCTCGCTCCCATGATCATAATCGGCATCGCGGATCTCCTCTACACCCGCTGGGACTACGAGGAAAACCTGAAAATGACCAAGAGCGAGGTCAAGGACGAACGCAAGCAGGCCGAGGGCGACCCGGCCATCAAGAGCAAGCAGCGTCAGAAGATGATGGCGGTGATGATGCGACGCATGATGCAGGACGTGCCCAAGGCCGACGTTGTCATCACCAACCCCACCCATCTGGCCATCGCCATCCGCTACAACGCCATGGAAGCCCCGGCACCCATGGTCCTGGCCAAAGGCGCCGGGGCCGTTGCCCAGCGCATCAAGGACATTGCCCGGGAGAACAATGTGCCCATCCGCGAAAACAAGCCCCTGGCACGCGCCTTGTATAAGGTTATCGAAGTCGGAGACACGATTCCAGAAGAATTCTACCAGGCAGTGGCCGCCATCCTGGCCCAGATTTACAAAACCAAACTTCACCCGCGCTGA
- the fliR gene encoding flagellar biosynthetic protein FliR, which produces MDLFSLDPTVVLTFIFALMRISLILFLMPFFGGAVLPATVKAALCLTLTLALWPKLPLVGAQMPGHPFALAVMLGAELLLGLILGMVIRFVFAAIQTGGQLIGFQMGFAMVNVVDPDSGVSEAVTAHFMYMVSLLTFLSINGHLYLLSGLMKSFELLPPGSILITSRLTDQIFALSGQIFVLAIQIGAPVIAAILLVDLALALISRASPQMNVLIIGFPIKISVGFLFMSIIFEIISLHMEGFVSRMPMLFTQIIGAMR; this is translated from the coding sequence ATGGATCTCTTCTCCCTCGACCCCACCGTCGTTCTGACCTTCATCTTTGCGCTGATGCGCATAAGCCTCATTCTTTTCCTGATGCCTTTTTTCGGCGGCGCAGTCCTGCCCGCCACGGTCAAGGCCGCGCTCTGCCTGACCCTCACCCTGGCCCTGTGGCCAAAGCTTCCCCTGGTGGGCGCCCAGATGCCGGGCCACCCCTTTGCGCTGGCGGTCATGCTGGGCGCGGAACTCCTGCTGGGGCTCATCCTGGGGATGGTCATCCGCTTCGTCTTCGCAGCCATCCAGACCGGCGGACAGCTCATCGGCTTCCAGATGGGCTTTGCCATGGTCAATGTGGTGGACCCTGATTCCGGAGTTTCCGAGGCGGTCACGGCCCACTTCATGTACATGGTCAGTTTGCTGACGTTCCTGTCCATCAACGGGCACCTGTATTTGCTGAGCGGATTGATGAAAAGTTTCGAGCTGCTCCCGCCAGGCTCCATTCTCATCACCTCCCGGCTGACGGATCAGATATTCGCCCTGTCGGGTCAGATTTTTGTCCTGGCCATCCAGATCGGAGCGCCGGTCATCGCCGCCATCCTCCTTGTGGATTTGGCCCTGGCCCTGATTTCACGCGCGTCTCCACAGATGAACGTGCTCATTATCGGATTCCCGATCAAGATCAGCGTCGGATTCCTGTTCATGAGCATCATCTTCGAGATCATCAGCCTGCACATGGAGGGCTTTGTGTCCCGCATGCCGATGCTCTTCACCCAAATCATCGGCGCGATGCGCTAG